In Pontiella desulfatans, one DNA window encodes the following:
- a CDS encoding DarT1-associated NADAR antitoxin family protein translates to MAFRPAFSVSLESQVYVLIEDVDFQWVPGMAVSQKQKCISSMHSAILQVSPESEILEISSKSLNPLGVALSAFNLGFKHKQYALTVETAFQGSKCFEKGGPYREIYGMTSREAKKFFKEKDLGALVRFSFFGEEWPLQPRTIFYDWLYLNVLHRNSDLSSEILKFNTFTDIEFNPKKSLNCQAHAAALYVSLCRRGILESVLADKEHYKDLMAKSSKYERDFFQ, encoded by the coding sequence ATGGCATTTAGACCTGCTTTCAGTGTTTCTTTGGAATCCCAAGTTTATGTGCTCATTGAGGATGTTGATTTTCAGTGGGTTCCCGGCATGGCCGTTTCACAAAAACAAAAATGCATCTCGTCCATGCATTCCGCAATTCTTCAGGTATCGCCTGAATCAGAAATACTTGAAATTTCTAGCAAATCACTCAACCCGCTTGGGGTTGCCCTTAGTGCATTTAACTTAGGCTTTAAACACAAGCAGTATGCGCTAACCGTTGAAACAGCGTTTCAGGGCAGTAAATGTTTTGAGAAAGGGGGGCCTTATAGAGAGATTTATGGAATGACATCGCGCGAAGCTAAGAAATTTTTTAAAGAGAAGGATTTGGGGGCACTTGTGCGGTTCTCGTTTTTTGGGGAGGAGTGGCCGTTACAACCCAGAACCATATTCTACGATTGGCTTTACCTAAATGTGTTGCACAGGAATTCGGATTTATCGTCTGAAATTTTAAAGTTCAATACTTTTACAGATATAGAGTTTAATCCAAAAAAATCATTAAATTGCCAAGCCCATGCCGCAGCCCTTTATGTTTCACTTTGCCGCCGCGGTATTTTGGAGTCCGTTCTCGCAGATAAGGAACACTACAAGGATCTGATGGCCAAGTCCTCGAAATATGAACGAGACTTTTTTCAATGA